In Pelosinus sp. UFO1, one genomic interval encodes:
- a CDS encoding PLP-dependent aspartate aminotransferase family protein, whose protein sequence is MKLDSKIVHIGVCTDTKTGALSTPIYQSATFRHPALGESTGFDYTRSQNPTRKVLEEGIATLEGGAVGLAFSSGMAAITAILMIYKSGDHLVVVEDCYGGTYRVIDKIFSNFGLTVSFVDGSSKEEVAQAITPLTKAILVETPTNPLMKIVDIRAIVALAQEKNIHTIVDNTFLTPYFQRPLELGADVVIHSGSKYLSGHNDLVCGLVVVREAELGARIRYVQNSTGGVLGPSDSWLLIRSIKTLALRMEKHNENSQIIAEWLKKHPKVVKVYYPGLMEHPGKEIHDSQSSGYGGMLSFVVDNSQLAAQVLRKVKLIRFAESLGGVESLITLPAVQTHADVPIDVRERLGISDCLLRLSVGIEDAQDIITDLEQALSE, encoded by the coding sequence ATGAAATTAGACTCTAAGATTGTACACATTGGTGTCTGTACGGATACAAAAACAGGAGCGCTAAGCACACCTATCTATCAATCCGCTACCTTTCGACACCCGGCTCTTGGTGAGAGTACTGGTTTTGATTATACCCGTAGCCAAAATCCTACAAGAAAAGTATTAGAAGAGGGAATTGCTACATTAGAAGGTGGTGCAGTAGGATTAGCCTTTTCTTCAGGCATGGCTGCGATTACGGCGATACTAATGATTTATAAGTCAGGAGATCATTTAGTTGTAGTAGAAGATTGTTATGGCGGTACTTATAGAGTAATCGATAAGATATTCAGTAATTTTGGGTTAACGGTAAGTTTTGTAGACGGCAGTAGTAAAGAAGAGGTAGCGCAGGCGATTACACCTCTAACGAAGGCTATTTTGGTAGAAACACCTACCAACCCATTAATGAAGATTGTTGATATACGTGCTATTGTTGCGCTAGCTCAAGAAAAGAACATTCATACAATCGTTGACAATACCTTCTTGACGCCTTATTTTCAACGTCCACTAGAATTAGGAGCCGATGTAGTGATTCACAGTGGTAGTAAATATTTATCAGGTCATAATGATTTAGTCTGTGGATTGGTTGTTGTCCGGGAGGCTGAGTTAGGCGCCCGTATACGTTACGTACAAAATTCAACAGGCGGAGTTCTTGGACCGAGTGATAGTTGGCTATTAATCCGTAGTATAAAAACATTAGCATTGCGTATGGAAAAGCATAATGAAAATTCCCAAATTATTGCCGAATGGCTAAAAAAGCATCCCAAAGTGGTAAAGGTATATTATCCAGGTTTAATGGAGCATCCAGGGAAGGAAATACATGATAGCCAGTCCTCGGGTTATGGAGGCATGCTGTCCTTTGTTGTTGATAATTCCCAATTGGCAGCGCAAGTATTGCGAAAGGTTAAATTAATTCGATTTGCTGAGAGTCTAGGCGGGGTAGAATCCCTTATTACATTACCTGCGGTGCAGACTCATGCGGATGTGCCTATTGATGTTCGTGAGCGACTAGGAATATCAGACTGTTTACTACGTTTATCGGTAGGTATTGAAGATGCTCAAGATATTATCACTGATTTAGAACAGGCACTTTCGGAATAA
- a CDS encoding YezD family protein has protein sequence MKEKSSFSAKALAVIDESIQNINFGEIVLVVQDGHIIQIERTEKIIISNQKKSQTGNEKKSIEETSVLRNKILGELSSLKYGQLVIKIKDGKAVQVEKTEKRRFPEVEGVYGDGI, from the coding sequence ATGAAGGAAAAAAGTTCATTTTCTGCAAAAGCACTTGCAGTCATTGATGAGAGTATCCAAAACATAAATTTTGGTGAAATCGTTTTAGTAGTGCAAGATGGACACATTATTCAGATAGAACGTACTGAAAAAATTATTATTTCAAATCAGAAAAAATCCCAAACTGGAAATGAGAAAAAAAGTATAGAGGAAACCAGCGTTCTTCGCAATAAGATATTAGGAGAACTATCTTCTTTAAAATATGGGCAGTTGGTTATAAAAATAAAGGATGGTAAAGCAGTTCAGGTTGAGAAAACAGAAAAGCGTCGTTTCCCTGAAGTGGAAGGCGTTTATGGCGATGGTATTTAA
- the cysK gene encoding cysteine synthase A: MAKIAKQLTDLIGNTPLLELTNYNKEKAIGAKVIAKLEYFNPLSSVKDRIGYAMIAEAEKQGLINKDTTIIEPTSGNTGIALAFVAAAKGYKLVLCMPDTMSIERRNLLKALGAELVLTPGVEGMKGAIGKAEQLVAENSNSIILQQFNNPANPEIHRQTTAEEIWRDTDGQVDIFVAGVGTGGTITGVAEVLKKRNPNIKIVAVEPFDSPVLSGGKPGPHKIQGIGAGFIPSVINLDVVDEIFGVHNEDAFTAARELAKSEGLLVGISSGAATFAAIQLANRPENKGKNIVVLLPDSGERYLSTALFQQDL; encoded by the coding sequence ATGGCTAAGATTGCAAAACAGTTGACGGATCTCATCGGTAATACACCGCTGTTAGAACTTACTAACTATAACAAGGAAAAGGCAATAGGGGCAAAAGTAATTGCTAAATTAGAATATTTTAATCCATTGAGCAGTGTAAAAGATCGTATTGGTTATGCTATGATCGCGGAGGCTGAAAAACAAGGACTCATTAATAAAGATACTACGATTATTGAACCTACCAGTGGTAATACAGGTATCGCTTTAGCCTTTGTCGCGGCCGCAAAAGGCTACAAATTGGTTTTATGCATGCCTGATACTATGAGTATAGAAAGACGTAATCTATTGAAGGCCTTGGGCGCTGAATTAGTATTAACACCAGGTGTAGAGGGTATGAAAGGGGCTATTGGCAAGGCTGAACAATTGGTTGCCGAAAATAGTAATTCAATTATCTTACAACAGTTTAATAATCCTGCTAATCCCGAAATACACAGGCAAACAACGGCTGAAGAAATCTGGAGAGATACAGACGGACAAGTGGATATCTTCGTTGCTGGTGTAGGTACTGGCGGTACCATTACAGGAGTAGCGGAAGTATTAAAAAAACGAAATCCTAATATTAAGATTGTTGCGGTAGAACCATTTGATTCACCTGTGTTATCCGGTGGAAAACCTGGCCCTCATAAGATTCAGGGAATAGGAGCCGGATTTATACCTTCAGTAATTAACTTAGACGTTGTAGATGAAATTTTTGGCGTGCACAATGAAGATGCATTCACAGCAGCTCGAGAATTAGCTAAATCAGAAGGATTGCTCGTAGGTATTTCAAGCGGTGCTGCTACCTTTGCTGCGATTCAGCTTGCAAACCGACCTGAAAATAAAGGGAAAAATATTGTCGTATTGTTACCTGATTCAGGAGAACGTTATTTGTCCACGGCTCTCTTTCAGCAAGATCTATAA
- a CDS encoding DUF190 domain-containing protein: MPKITSQAKRLRIYIGETDRYKGKPLYQALVEKAKELDMAGATVVRGLMGYGANSRIHTAKILDLSSDLPIVVEIIDSEEYMDKLLPLLDEMVQEGLVIIDEIQVIKYGNKPPKH, translated from the coding sequence ATGCCGAAAATTACTAGTCAGGCTAAAAGGCTGCGAATTTATATTGGTGAAACAGATCGGTATAAGGGAAAGCCCCTATACCAAGCGCTGGTGGAAAAAGCAAAAGAATTAGATATGGCAGGGGCTACTGTAGTTCGTGGCTTAATGGGTTATGGTGCGAACAGTCGTATACATACAGCAAAAATTCTAGATCTGTCTAGTGATTTACCTATAGTGGTAGAAATAATAGACAGCGAAGAATATATGGATAAGTTATTGCCATTACTTGATGAAATGGTACAGGAGGGCTTAGTCATTATTGATGAAATTCAAGTGATTA